The proteins below are encoded in one region of Clostridium estertheticum:
- the rlmN gene encoding 23S rRNA (adenine(2503)-C(2))-methyltransferase RlmN has product MINILDMDLEELKQWMKSNGESKFRAKQVFDWIYKDIWEFENMNNIPQSVREKLQTNFYIGIPRLIEEYTSKHNDTRKYLFELGDGNLIECVVMKYKHGNSICISTQVGCRMGCKFCASTIGGMIRNITPGEMLAQILKSQQLISERISNVVLMGSGEPFDNFDNVMKFLEIVNSENGLNIGQRHITISTCGIVPKIKEFADFNMQTTLAISLHAPSDEIRVKSMPIANKYSIAEIIDVSKYYIDKTNRRITFEYALVKGLNDSKQDAEELSALLKDMLCHVNLIPVNEIKENELKRSSNDDVAEFKRVLEANNIQTTIRREMGLDINAACGQLRRSHIKSEELK; this is encoded by the coding sequence ATGATAAATATATTAGATATGGATTTAGAGGAACTAAAACAGTGGATGAAAAGCAATGGGGAAAGTAAATTTAGGGCTAAGCAAGTATTTGACTGGATTTATAAAGATATTTGGGAATTTGAAAATATGAATAATATACCACAGAGTGTAAGAGAGAAGTTGCAAACTAATTTTTATATAGGAATACCTAGGCTTATAGAAGAATATACATCAAAACATAATGATACAAGAAAATACCTTTTTGAACTGGGTGATGGTAATTTAATTGAATGTGTTGTTATGAAATATAAACATGGAAATTCTATATGTATATCTACTCAAGTAGGGTGCAGAATGGGATGCAAATTTTGCGCATCTACTATAGGTGGAATGATTAGGAATATAACCCCTGGAGAAATGCTTGCCCAAATATTAAAATCACAGCAGCTTATTAGTGAACGAATTTCTAATGTTGTATTAATGGGAAGTGGGGAACCATTTGATAATTTTGACAATGTAATGAAATTTCTTGAAATTGTGAATTCAGAGAATGGACTAAATATTGGACAAAGGCATATAACTATATCTACATGTGGTATAGTTCCAAAAATCAAAGAGTTTGCGGATTTTAATATGCAAACAACACTTGCTATTTCGCTTCATGCACCTAGTGATGAAATCAGAGTGAAGAGTATGCCAATTGCAAATAAGTATTCTATTGCAGAAATTATTGATGTTTCTAAGTATTATATAGATAAAACTAATAGGCGAATAACATTTGAATATGCTCTTGTTAAGGGGCTTAATGATAGTAAGCAAGATGCAGAGGAACTAAGCGCTTTGTTAAAAGATATGTTATGCCATGTTAATTTAATCCCGGTTAATGAGATTAAAGAAAATGAACTAAAGAGATCTTCAAATGATGATGTGGCTGAGTTTAAGAGGGTCCTTGAGGCTAATAATATTCAGACAACGATAAGACGAGAAATGGGGCTAGATATTAATGCTGCATGTGGACAGCTTAGAAGAAGTCATATTAAAAGTGAAGAACTTAAATGA
- a CDS encoding Stp1/IreP family PP2C-type Ser/Thr phosphatase, protein MLGVLSDVGNVRKINEDSVGYLESSEYDIYIVADGMGGHNAGEVASDIAIKVIMEYIKNNHKGAELKKVLSDGIKSANKEIYDMASQNDSLKGMGTTITICIRKQNEMVVANVGDSSCYIIDSKRELVKVTRDHSLVQQLLDNGTITEEKARNHPNKNIITRALGTNEVVEVDLFDLDLTSVIKCILCTDGLTNDVTYSEMYDIIVGNDNDTSCKMLVDLSKFNGGRDNISVIIFEGECRDDRNPIRE, encoded by the coding sequence ATGCTTGGGGTTTTATCAGATGTTGGGAATGTTAGAAAAATAAATGAAGACTCTGTAGGTTATTTAGAAAGTAGTGAGTACGATATTTATATTGTTGCAGATGGCATGGGAGGACATAATGCTGGAGAAGTAGCAAGTGATATAGCTATTAAGGTTATAATGGAATATATAAAGAACAATCATAAGGGTGCAGAACTTAAAAAAGTGCTTTCAGACGGTATAAAAAGTGCAAACAAGGAAATTTATGATATGGCGAGTCAAAACGATTCTCTAAAAGGTATGGGCACAACTATAACAATTTGTATTAGAAAACAGAATGAAATGGTTGTTGCAAATGTAGGGGACAGTAGTTGTTATATTATAGATAGTAAAAGAGAATTAGTAAAAGTTACTAGAGACCATTCTCTAGTGCAACAGCTGTTAGATAATGGAACTATAACTGAAGAAAAGGCAAGAAATCATCCAAATAAAAATATTATTACAAGGGCACTTGGAACAAATGAGGTAGTAGAAGTTGATTTGTTTGACCTTGATTTGACAAGTGTTATCAAATGTATTTTATGTACTGATGGTCTTACTAATGATGTGACTTATTCTGAAATGTATGATATTATTGTTGGAAATGATAATGACACTAGTTGCAAAATGTTAGTTGACCTGAGCAAATTTAATGGTGGACGCGATAATATATCGGTTATCATATTTGAAGGAGAGTGCAGAGATGATAGGAACCCTATTAGGGAATAG
- the coaBC gene encoding bifunctional phosphopantothenoylcysteine decarboxylase/phosphopantothenate--cysteine ligase CoaBC, with amino-acid sequence MENTKTVVVGVTGGIAVYKALDVISRLKKENVDVHVIMTKSAIEFVNPISFQSLSQNMVIHDMFEEPKAWEIQHISLAKKADLFVVVPATANIIGKIANGIADDMITTTIMATKAPVIFAPAMNVNMYNNPILQSNIQKLKGFGYEFIAPVSGRLACGDIGEGKLAQTEDIFEVIMSKLYPIKDMIGTKVLVTAGPTIAPIDPVRFITNRSTGKMGYSIAREARDRGADVTLISGPCNEKAPFGVSIIKINTNDEMRTAVISKYEDSDIVIKAAAVSDYKPKVYSSFKIKKSEDILNLEFVRDNDILKELGLHKKKQILVGFAAESNDLLKNAKEKLLKKNLDYIIANDITKTDSGFGTEENKVIILSKDNDPIALDIMSKKQVARELFNLINKKR; translated from the coding sequence ATGGAAAATACAAAGACGGTAGTTGTTGGTGTTACAGGTGGAATAGCTGTATATAAGGCTCTAGACGTTATTAGTAGATTAAAAAAAGAAAATGTTGATGTGCATGTTATAATGACAAAATCTGCTATAGAGTTTGTAAATCCAATAAGCTTTCAATCACTCAGTCAGAACATGGTTATACATGATATGTTTGAGGAACCTAAAGCATGGGAGATACAACATATATCTCTTGCTAAAAAAGCAGATCTATTTGTTGTAGTTCCAGCAACTGCTAATATAATTGGTAAAATTGCAAATGGAATTGCAGATGATATGATTACTACTACTATTATGGCAACTAAGGCACCAGTGATTTTTGCTCCGGCAATGAATGTTAATATGTATAATAACCCAATTCTACAAAGTAATATTCAAAAACTAAAGGGTTTTGGTTATGAGTTTATTGCTCCGGTATCAGGAAGGCTTGCTTGTGGTGACATAGGAGAAGGAAAACTTGCACAAACTGAAGATATTTTTGAAGTGATTATGAGTAAATTATATCCTATAAAGGATATGATAGGTACTAAGGTTTTAGTTACAGCCGGACCTACAATTGCACCTATTGATCCTGTAAGATTTATAACTAATAGGTCAACAGGGAAAATGGGTTATTCAATTGCGAGAGAAGCAAGAGACAGAGGGGCAGATGTAACTTTAATATCGGGACCATGTAATGAAAAAGCACCTTTTGGTGTAAGTATAATTAAGATAAATACTAATGATGAGATGAGAACTGCTGTAATAAGCAAATATGAAGATAGTGACATAGTCATAAAAGCAGCAGCTGTATCTGACTATAAACCTAAGGTATACTCTAGCTTTAAAATCAAGAAAAGTGAAGATATTTTAAACTTAGAGTTTGTACGAGATAACGACATTTTGAAAGAGCTTGGATTACATAAAAAGAAGCAAATTTTAGTAGGTTTTGCAGCGGAAAGTAATGATTTACTTAAAAATGCAAAAGAAAAACTACTTAAGAAAAATTTAGATTATATAATTGCTAATGATATAACAAAAACAGACAGTGGGTTTGGAACTGAAGAGAATAAAGTGATTATTTTAAGCAAAGATAACGATCCAATAGCATTAGATATAATGTCTAAGAAACAAGTTGCTAGGGAATTGTTTAATTTAATAAATAAAAAGCGCTAA
- the remA gene encoding extracellular matrix/biofilm regulator RemA, with protein MSIKLINIGFGNIVSANRLVAIVSPESAPIKRIIQEARDRGMLIDATYGRRTRAVIITDSDHVILSAVQPETVAHRLSVKDDEHLDEVEE; from the coding sequence TTGGAAACATTGTTTCAGCAAATAGATTGGTAGCTATAGTCAGCCCTGAGTCAGCGCCTATAAAAAGAATAATTCAAGAGGCAAGAGATAGAGGAATGCTAATTGATGCTACATATGGAAGAAGAACCAGAGCGGTTATTATCACTGATAGTGATCATGTTATCTTATCAGCTGTTCAGCCTGAAACTGTTGCACATAGATTATCTGTTAAAGATGATGAACATTTAGACGAGGTAGAGGAATAA
- the fmt gene encoding methionyl-tRNA formyltransferase, with amino-acid sequence MKIIFMGTPEFSVPSLQSLINEFEVSAVFTQPDRPKGRGKKLAMSPVKQLASSCNIPVYQPLKIKNNDEMIDTIKNLKPDFIVVVAFGQILPKEVLDIPKYGCINLHASLLPKYRGAAPINWCIINGESTSGNTTMLMDVGLDTGDILLTNEVEITTDITAGELTEVLSSSGAQLLVETINAVINNKIKPIKQEDSVSTYASKLDKKMASIDWECSNTDIHNFIRGLNPSPTAYTHYDDNVMKIYKSKIIKELSSKQVGCIIDVSKEGIKVSTGSGVLLIEEIQFPGKKPLKVKDYIIGNKIDLGTILK; translated from the coding sequence ATGAAGATAATTTTTATGGGTACACCGGAATTCTCAGTGCCATCTCTGCAATCACTTATAAATGAATTCGAAGTTTCCGCTGTTTTTACTCAGCCTGATAGACCAAAAGGAAGAGGAAAAAAATTAGCTATGTCGCCGGTTAAGCAGTTAGCAAGTTCATGTAATATACCAGTATACCAACCTTTAAAAATTAAAAATAATGATGAAATGATAGATACAATTAAGAATTTAAAACCAGATTTTATTGTAGTAGTAGCATTTGGACAAATACTTCCAAAGGAAGTATTAGATATTCCTAAATATGGATGCATAAATTTGCATGCGTCTTTATTGCCAAAATATAGGGGGGCAGCTCCTATAAACTGGTGTATAATTAATGGTGAGAGTACTTCTGGTAACACAACAATGCTTATGGATGTTGGTCTTGATACCGGTGATATTCTTTTAACAAATGAAGTTGAAATTACTACTGATATTACAGCGGGGGAACTTACAGAGGTTCTTAGTAGTAGTGGTGCGCAGTTATTAGTTGAAACAATAAATGCAGTAATAAATAATAAAATTAAACCTATTAAACAAGAAGATAGTGTTAGTACATATGCGTCTAAGCTAGATAAGAAAATGGCAAGTATTGATTGGGAATGTAGTAATACTGATATTCATAATTTTATAAGAGGTTTAAATCCATCGCCAACTGCGTATACTCATTATGATGATAATGTAATGAAAATATATAAGTCAAAAATAATAAAAGAGTTATCAAGTAAGCAAGTTGGATGTATTATAGATGTTTCAAAAGAGGGGATAAAGGTATCAACTGGCAGTGGGGTTTTACTTATTGAGGAGATTCAATTCCCAGGTAAAAAGCCTTTAAAGGTAAAGGATTATATAATAGGTAATAAAATAGATTTAGGCACGATACTTAAATAA
- the priA gene encoding primosomal protein N' has product MYQYAGVVVNNDSVQVDKIFTYKIPTSLLGVLQLGFRVKVPFGKGNRTLDAFVLELYEQCENVSYIKEITNICDEMPLLKITDIELVKIMKKKYLCTYLECIKVIIPRGITKGIKKKTSLLLTIGKQIEGKFLNEPYKNIYDLIELNKMKYNKNEFSKNFKLSLSSINTMIKHGFLISQEVTINRYNQKHYAKYEEKILNEKQRQSVDFIMNSKKNKFLIHGVTGSGKTEIYMKLVSYMLKENKQSIILIPEISLTPQMVERFKGRFGPEIAVFHSRLSDGERFDEWMRVKLGNAQIAIGARSAIFLPFENLGLIVIDEEHEASYKSDSDPKFDAREIAYMKCELEDCKLILGSATPSVESYYKSTINELSLITINERADGAAMPKVEIVDMREELMNNNRSIFSKSLHDGITQCLSKNEQVILFLNRRGFSTFVSCRKCGYVFKCKKCDISLTYHNAGEYLTCHYCGEKEKISKVCPSCGSSYVKYFGVGTEKIEQEINRIFPSARTLRMDFDTTRKKNSYEYIYNTFKNKGADILIGTQMVAKGLDFKDVTLVGVIAADLSLNLPDYRAFERTFQLLTQVSGRSGRGSKEGKVVIQTYSAEELTIQYAASNDYDSFYKNEIMMREAMNYPPFASILVITMSSEDENMLIKNIQNVGENLKYKIKDNSEITLLGPCTCGVSKIKNFYRWQIIIKGDINETIALEIKNSVYELVKNVYSSIRVSIDINPSNMI; this is encoded by the coding sequence GTGTATCAGTATGCTGGAGTTGTAGTGAATAACGATTCAGTTCAAGTGGATAAAATTTTTACATATAAAATACCTACTAGTTTATTAGGCGTTTTACAGTTAGGATTTAGAGTTAAAGTGCCATTTGGTAAAGGAAACAGAACATTAGATGCTTTTGTACTAGAACTTTATGAGCAATGTGAGAATGTGAGTTATATTAAGGAAATAACTAATATATGTGATGAAATGCCTCTTCTTAAAATAACCGATATTGAACTTGTAAAAATCATGAAAAAAAAGTATCTTTGCACCTATCTAGAGTGTATAAAAGTTATTATTCCCAGGGGAATAACAAAGGGAATAAAAAAGAAAACCTCACTATTATTAACTATAGGTAAGCAAATAGAGGGCAAATTTTTAAATGAACCCTATAAAAACATTTATGACTTAATAGAATTAAATAAAATGAAATATAATAAAAATGAATTTAGTAAAAATTTTAAATTATCATTATCGTCAATTAATACAATGATTAAACATGGGTTCTTAATTTCACAAGAGGTTACAATTAATAGGTATAATCAAAAACATTATGCTAAGTACGAAGAAAAAATACTGAATGAAAAGCAGCGCCAATCAGTGGATTTTATAATGAATTCTAAGAAAAATAAATTCTTAATTCATGGAGTTACCGGTAGTGGAAAAACTGAAATATATATGAAATTGGTTAGTTATATGTTAAAGGAAAATAAGCAATCTATAATACTTATACCAGAAATATCGTTAACACCTCAAATGGTTGAAAGGTTTAAAGGTCGGTTTGGTCCTGAAATCGCAGTTTTTCATAGTAGATTGTCAGATGGCGAGCGTTTTGATGAATGGATGAGAGTAAAACTTGGAAATGCCCAAATTGCCATTGGAGCAAGGTCAGCTATATTTTTACCTTTTGAAAACTTAGGATTAATTGTTATAGATGAGGAGCACGAGGCTAGTTATAAATCAGATAGTGATCCGAAATTTGATGCTCGTGAAATAGCATATATGAAATGTGAACTTGAAGATTGTAAACTAATACTAGGATCAGCTACACCATCAGTCGAGAGCTATTATAAGTCTACCATAAATGAGCTTTCATTAATTACTATTAATGAGAGAGCAGATGGTGCAGCAATGCCAAAAGTAGAAATTGTAGACATGCGGGAAGAACTTATGAACAACAATCGCTCAATATTTAGCAAGTCACTACATGACGGCATTACGCAGTGTTTAAGTAAAAATGAACAGGTAATTTTATTTCTAAATAGAAGAGGATTTTCAACATTTGTATCCTGTAGAAAATGTGGGTATGTTTTTAAGTGTAAAAAATGTGATATTTCATTAACATATCATAACGCAGGTGAATACTTAACATGTCACTACTGTGGTGAGAAGGAAAAGATCAGTAAAGTTTGCCCTAGTTGTGGAAGTAGTTATGTGAAATATTTTGGTGTTGGAACAGAAAAAATTGAACAAGAAATTAATAGAATTTTTCCAAGTGCAAGAACATTAAGAATGGACTTTGATACAACACGGAAAAAAAATTCTTATGAATATATATATAATACCTTTAAAAATAAAGGAGCAGATATTCTAATTGGAACTCAAATGGTTGCTAAAGGCTTAGATTTTAAAGATGTTACATTAGTCGGAGTAATAGCTGCTGATTTATCACTTAACTTACCAGATTATAGGGCGTTTGAGCGGACATTTCAGCTGCTTACTCAAGTCTCAGGAAGATCGGGTAGGGGGAGTAAGGAAGGTAAGGTTGTTATTCAAACGTATAGTGCAGAGGAGTTAACAATTCAATATGCAGCAAGTAATGATTATGATAGTTTTTATAAAAATGAAATTATGATGAGAGAAGCTATGAATTATCCGCCTTTTGCAAGTATTTTAGTTATAACTATGAGTTCTGAGGATGAAAATATGTTAATAAAAAATATACAAAATGTTGGCGAAAATTTAAAATATAAGATCAAAGATAACAGTGAAATTACACTGCTGGGACCATGTACTTGTGGGGTTTCTAAAATTAAAAATTTCTACAGATGGCAAATTATTATTAAAGGTGATATTAACGAAACAATTGCTCTAGAAATAAAGAATTCTGTTTATGAATTAGTAAAAAATGTTTATAGCAGTATAAGAGTTAGTATAGATATTAATCCAAGCAATATGATCTAG
- the gmk gene encoding guanylate kinase: MRNKGQLIVISGPSGAGKGTVCEALLKKNDFWISVSATTRSPRNAEIEGVNYYFISREEFLERITSKDFLEYAEVYGNCYGTPKSEVLKVLESGRDVILEIDIQGALKVKMAYPNGLFIFILPPSMEELRNRITNRGSETPESLMTRFASAHEEISFVSKYDYAVVNDTVDSACEKIQSIVIAERCRVDRMNGDFLKEEIINE; the protein is encoded by the coding sequence ATGAGGAACAAAGGACAGCTAATTGTAATTTCAGGACCTTCCGGTGCTGGTAAGGGGACTGTATGCGAGGCGCTTCTTAAAAAAAATGACTTCTGGATTTCAGTTTCAGCAACCACGAGAAGCCCAAGAAATGCTGAAATAGAAGGTGTAAATTACTATTTTATATCTAGAGAAGAATTTCTAGAAAGGATAACATCAAAAGATTTTCTTGAGTATGCAGAGGTTTATGGAAATTGTTATGGTACACCTAAATCTGAGGTTCTAAAAGTGCTCGAGAGCGGCCGTGATGTAATACTTGAAATAGACATTCAAGGCGCTCTTAAGGTGAAAATGGCTTATCCAAATGGTTTATTTATTTTTATTCTTCCGCCATCTATGGAGGAATTAAGAAATAGAATTACAAATAGGGGCAGTGAAACACCAGAATCATTAATGACTAGATTTGCATCTGCTCATGAAGAAATAAGTTTTGTATCAAAATATGATTATGCAGTTGTGAATGATACTGTGGATAGCGCATGTGAGAAAATTCAGAGCATTGTCATTGCAGAAAGATGCAGAGTCGATAGAATGAATGGAGATTTTTTAAAGGAGGAAATTATAAATGAATAA
- the rsmB gene encoding 16S rRNA (cytosine(967)-C(5))-methyltransferase RsmB, translating into MSNSRLVAVTVIEKVLNDNAYSNIVLGLELNKSELSDKDKALVTEIVYGTLKYKYTIDKILQHFVKNGFDKLESFVLNILRISIYQIRYLDKVPSFATVNEAVNLTKKKSNIGASKLVNGVLRSYLRETDAKYYNEENDIERLCFEYSFTKALVKLFIKQYGPQKAEEILKGLNYKPDVTVRVNTLKLAYKEIWEKLIENGYNIEEGYASSEAIRIIKGKNIENNVLFNEGNITVQDESAMLTAPSMDLKLNMKVLDLCSAPGGKTTHIAELMKNTGKVLAFDVHKNKLSLIEENIKRIGITNTTCEVQDATVFNKDLFEYADRVLIDVPCSGLGIIRKKPEIKWSKNIKDINNIIDIQRGIMDNASKYVKKGGVLVYSTCTLNKDENEGNIDWFIESHCEFKIEPIFFGEFDNIKYSDKGYVTIFPNEYMDGFFITKLIKS; encoded by the coding sequence ATGAGTAATAGTAGATTAGTAGCAGTTACAGTTATAGAAAAAGTATTAAATGACAATGCTTATTCGAATATTGTTTTAGGATTAGAACTTAATAAATCAGAGCTAAGCGATAAAGATAAAGCTCTAGTTACAGAAATAGTTTATGGAACGTTAAAATACAAATATACTATAGATAAAATATTGCAACACTTCGTTAAAAATGGTTTTGATAAGTTAGAAAGTTTTGTTTTAAATATATTAAGAATATCAATTTATCAAATTAGGTATTTAGATAAAGTTCCGAGTTTTGCAACTGTAAATGAGGCTGTAAATTTAACTAAGAAAAAGAGTAACATAGGAGCATCAAAGCTTGTTAATGGTGTACTTAGGAGTTACCTTAGGGAAACAGATGCAAAGTATTACAATGAAGAAAATGATATTGAAAGATTATGTTTTGAGTATTCATTTACTAAAGCGTTGGTTAAACTCTTTATAAAGCAATATGGACCTCAAAAGGCTGAAGAAATTCTTAAGGGATTAAATTATAAGCCTGATGTTACGGTTAGAGTTAATACTTTAAAATTAGCTTATAAAGAAATATGGGAAAAACTTATAGAAAATGGCTATAATATAGAAGAAGGTTATGCATCATCTGAAGCAATCCGAATTATTAAAGGAAAAAACATAGAGAATAACGTTTTATTTAACGAAGGTAATATAACGGTTCAAGATGAGAGCGCAATGCTTACAGCACCTTCTATGGATTTAAAACTAAATATGAAAGTTTTAGACCTTTGTAGTGCACCAGGCGGAAAAACAACACATATAGCAGAGCTTATGAAAAACACAGGTAAGGTTCTGGCGTTTGACGTGCATAAAAACAAATTGTCTTTAATAGAAGAAAATATAAAGCGAATAGGAATTACCAATACAACTTGTGAAGTTCAAGATGCTACTGTCTTTAACAAGGATTTATTTGAATATGCGGATAGAGTACTTATAGACGTACCATGTTCAGGGCTAGGAATCATCAGAAAAAAACCTGAAATAAAGTGGAGCAAAAATATAAAAGATATAAATAATATAATAGACATACAAAGAGGTATAATGGATAATGCTTCAAAATACGTAAAAAAAGGCGGAGTACTTGTATATTCAACATGTACCCTAAACAAAGATGAAAATGAAGGTAACATTGATTGGTTTATAGAGTCGCACTGCGAATTTAAGATAGAACCTATATTTTTTGGTGAATTTGATAACATAAAATATAGTGACAAAGGTTATGTTACTATATTTCCAAATGAATACATGGATGGCTTTTTTATAACCAAACTTATAAAATCATAG
- the rpoZ gene encoding DNA-directed RNA polymerase subunit omega codes for MNNSMISPSIVDLLEKVDNRYSLVVATSKRARQIIEGQSPLVQVDSTKPVTIAIEEIYEGAIVAITTQEGIK; via the coding sequence ATGAATAATTCAATGATTAGTCCATCAATAGTAGATTTGTTAGAAAAGGTTGACAATAGGTATTCTTTAGTTGTAGCAACATCAAAAAGAGCAAGACAAATAATAGAAGGTCAAAGCCCGCTTGTACAGGTGGATTCAACAAAACCTGTTACTATTGCTATAGAGGAGATTTATGAGGGAGCTATTGTTGCCATCACAACTCAAGAAGGAATAAAATAG
- the def gene encoding peptide deformylase, translated as MATRTIRIYGDELLRKKSRVVGEINQRILLLIKDMKETMYISNGIGLAAPQVGILKRIVVIDIGDGPIALINPEIVEMEGSQIASEGCLSIPGTQENVDRPQKVKVSALNELGEKIVIEGEGLLARALCHEIDHLDGILFIDKAIEGEE; from the coding sequence ATGGCTACAAGAACAATTAGAATATATGGCGATGAGTTATTAAGGAAAAAAAGTAGAGTCGTAGGTGAAATTAATCAAAGAATTTTATTATTAATCAAAGATATGAAAGAGACTATGTATATTTCTAATGGGATAGGACTTGCGGCGCCTCAGGTTGGCATTCTAAAAAGAATAGTTGTTATTGATATTGGGGATGGTCCTATAGCATTAATAAATCCAGAGATCGTTGAGATGGAAGGTTCACAAATCGCAAGCGAGGGTTGTTTAAGCATACCAGGAACACAAGAGAATGTTGATAGGCCCCAAAAGGTAAAAGTATCCGCATTAAATGAGTTGGGGGAGAAGATAGTAATTGAGGGAGAAGGACTTCTTGCAAGGGCGCTCTGCCATGAAATTGATCATTTGGATGGTATATTGTTTATAGACAAAGCAATAGAGGGTGAGGAATAA